A region of the Cannabis sativa cultivar Pink pepper isolate KNU-18-1 chromosome 3, ASM2916894v1, whole genome shotgun sequence genome:
ACAAAACACATGTCCCAGAGCTCAATAATCTGTTGCCTTTGCTCCTTGAATGTAATTTGCCAGGAAACCTGAGGCATCCCTGGCTCACATTCGTTCTCATCATCCTCTATGCTGTAACCAGCTGCTTCATTTGCTTCCAGCTCCAAAACCTATGGGCATTTCAAGATGAAAATAAGCAAAAGGGAGGGATCTCAGAATTTGATGAAAAACAATTCGGTCATTCTCTAAATGTACCTGGCAAACAAGTAGCTGCTTTTGGTATTGCAACTTGGCTACTCTTTCTTTCAGTTCAGTTACATACGCTCTAATACTTCTTACATTCTCTTCTGCTGCATTTTGGAACATCTTCTGCATTTTCTTCATGTTAACAGAACTAGAACGTCGATACCCGCCTGGAGTGTTTTCTTTTGATGAAATATCTCCTCCTTCACTCTTTGTGGGAGTCTCCTTCTCGGACTCTGGAAGAGTATCAATGGACAGATTATCATCATTTTCAGGATATCTGTTTTCAATCTCAGGCTCAAAAACTTGCTCAGAGGTCGATAGAGGTGAGCAGGGGGATCTTATGAAGGTTTGACGGTTAACGGCATTACTAGAAGACAAAGGaagtaactttttctttttaaactcCTTATTAGTCTTTGGGGACGGATCAAAGTTAGGCTGCTGAAAATTATTAGGTAGAGACATCACCAATTTGTCAATAGACTTCTGAACATTTTCAAGCTGCTCCTCAAGGTCCGCAATAGTGCTTCCCTGTGAATGAAGTCTAGTGATTTCATCCTTGAGATTAGCACTTACACTCTTGTTAGTAGCAATAACATTTCCAACATCAACTTCTCTTGGGGCTGATCGAACAGAACGCATTTCACGAATTTCGGCTTGAAGCTTAGCAATCGTTTCAGCTGCATCTTGATTTCCAAGCCTATGACAAGCAACCTCCTTCTGTAGTACTTCCAAAGCTCGATTTGCCTCTTCTCCAAGTGCTTCTTGAAGATGTTCAAGTTTGCGAATCTCATGCATTAGTGTGAAAGGAGCAGCGGACGATTGCCTCACAGACTGCCTTAACATTGTACTTCTTGCTTTATCAACACGGCCTAGAACCTTGGAATCAGATTTTCTTGAGAATGCCTCAGAGTAGGAAAGACACTTCTTCACGGAGGTGGGAGGTGATTCAATTAGAGTTGAGCCCTGAAGTAAGAATGTTATAACATGATTGGCCTAgttgatgatatatatataagctACATGAGTGTGAGCGTGTGTGAGAGAATGAGAGAGAAACCTGCTGGTCGTCATCTAGTTTTTTGCGCAGTTCATCTACTTGTGATTGAGCAAGATCTCTTTGACGTCTCAGTTCTTCAATTTCCATTTCCATCtatgaataaaataatcaatcacataattaatattattaaaatctaGAGTCCataccaataataaaaaaacaaatcaagaaagagagagagagtatctGGAATTGTGCCTGTTGGATTTTCATATCTTTCTCTCTTGCTGGATCAGGTGTTCGCAACTCTGCTTCTAGTCTTGCAACTTCCTTCTGTAGATGTCTTACTAGTTGTTTGTCTGAGACAACCTAAAAATAACAAACATAGATataagaaataattaatttgtataaacaAAAGTCTCCTAAAGAAAAAGAGGGAAAAACTAATGGATACCATACCATGTTGACTTGGGCATTATTAGTTACTTCCTTTGCACGGGAGGCAAACAAGAGAGTGTTTCGAGATTGTTCAACATGGGTCAGTGCTGGACTCAATGTGCAAATAATGGCAGTGCGTGCATTTCCACCAAGTGAATGTTGCAATATGCGAGTAAGCTTTGAGTCTCTGTAGGGTACGTGACCACTTCTTTTTCCTACACTGCACACCAAAATAATTAACCAATGTGAA
Encoded here:
- the LOC115709418 gene encoding kinesin-like protein NACK1; translated protein: MTVRTPGTPSSKIDRAPGTPSSKIDRTPVSTPGGPRAKEEKIVVTVRLRPLSKREQLAKDQVAWECIDDNTIVYKPTFQDRSAQPATFTFDKVFGPSSLTETVYDGVKNVALSALMGINATIFAYGQTSSGKTYTMRGVTEKAVNDIYNHILNTPERDFNIKISGLEIYNENVRDLLNTDSGRNLKLLDDPEKGTVVEKLVEETAKDDQHLRHLINICEAQRQVGETALNDTSSRSHQIIRLTIESTVRENSGCVRSFVASLNFVDLAGSERASQTHADGARLREGCHINLSLMTLTTVIRKLSVGKRSGHVPYRDSKLTRILQHSLGGNARTAIICTLSPALTHVEQSRNTLLFASRAKEVTNNAQVNMVVSDKQLVRHLQKEVARLEAELRTPDPAREKDMKIQQMEMEIEELRRQRDLAQSQVDELRKKLDDDQQGSTLIESPPTSVKKCLSYSEAFSRKSDSKVLGRVDKARSTMLRQSVRQSSAAPFTLMHEIRKLEHLQEALGEEANRALEVLQKEVACHRLGNQDAAETIAKLQAEIREMRSVRSAPREVDVGNVIATNKSVSANLKDEITRLHSQGSTIADLEEQLENVQKSIDKLVMSLPNNFQQPNFDPSPKTNKEFKKKKLLPLSSSNAVNRQTFIRSPCSPLSTSEQVFEPEIENRYPENDDNLSIDTLPESEKETPTKSEGGDISSKENTPGGYRRSSSVNMKKMQKMFQNAAEENVRSIRAYVTELKERVAKLQYQKQLLVCQVLELEANEAAGYSIEDDENECEPGMPQVSWQITFKEQRQQIIELWDMCFVSIIHRTQFYLLFKGDPADQIYMEVELRRLTWLQQHLTQMGNASPAPGPGGEDATVSFSSSIRAIRREREFLAKRLTSRLTAEERDMLYMKWDVPLEGKQRKIQFVNKLWTDPHDAKHVQESAEIVAKLVGFCEGGNLSREMFQLNFALPGDKRPWLMGWNQLSNLLHL